aaaatactaaataatcTCTTAATAACACTAgacttacttgttttttttggaaagtatATTTCTTCCCTCCCCATTACCTCTCTCCCCTCCTAGAACAACATCATGGccatcgaaaaaaaaaaattgtatcagATTTGATatccattcttttaattataatatatttggttttgaattcttttttaagttatatattttttttcaatttcatcaattgagattttcatattaattttggtcctcgtttttttattgttatttttagtttttcttatcttttttttaattgaaattgtttttcaattttatctcttatgagctttatatgtcaaatttagttcttattctttttaaatgtatatttttttttcttcaaatttatccCTAATTATTTTAGTTGGTTCAGAATtttacattgttattttttttttgggtttgcctTTTATGTAATGATCCAACCGCATGATTCGCGTCATACGTTTTGAAGGTTAGACTAGACTGACttcagttatttttaatattttttttatttcatccatcattattgtgttttttggaaattgatattctttgtttttttaccttttctttctatagagttatcttGATATCATGTTCTGGGTGATGGATTCAACAGGTTTAACAGGTTTGgctcaaaccttttttttttcatttctttttaattattatttttaatttgacccttcaatattaagttgatttgataattgagtttcatgattttattaagtCTGTTTTTCACATAGTTATCTAAATTCCATGATTAAGTTATAGTTTTGGTTTGATCATATCTTAGACATTCCTaagtcaatttcttttttggttttttggacTACTACTACATCATTGTAAGGTAAATTAGTAAATCTAACAAAAACATCTTTCAAGTTTGAATAAACATCATCAAGCCTAAACAAGATCAACAATAAGGATCACATGTATTCTATTGGGAGGACTTTGAGGGTGTTTGAGAATAGtaataattgcttttcaaagtattttttatttaaaaatatattaaaatatatattttttattttttaaaatttatttttaacattagttcattatctaaaaacactaaacaaattaatttaaaacaaaattaatttaaactttaataaaaaataaattaaaattcactctCAAACCTTGTTTATTGTCTACACCACAAAGGAAAGGGACACAAAGTTGGTCCGGATAGGTTAAGGAGGGTCCAGATATCCCATCAAAAAGCGAGGTCGAGCATTATATGGAGGTGAGGTGAAACATCTTTAGCCGAGGATGTATATCTATCCCTCATCAAATAGCATAGTGAATAAATAGTATATTGTCGCGTTCTTCATTATGGGtcgaattaattttatttaaatgtaaaaaatattaagaggcGTATATCTATCCCTCATCAAATAGCATAGTGAATAAATAGTATATTGTCGCGTTCTTCATTATGGAtcgaattaattttatttaaatgtaaaaaaatattaagagtataattttttttatttgtgttattaaatttgatcaagtaacttaaatttaaaatttcccGACTCAACTCTTTATCTAACTcaagttttcaattaaatcatgTAAGAGTTagcttaatttaaattgatcgaTTTCATAAGTCCAAATAGAACCTTGATGATCGATAAAAATATgacttaacttaaaaaaatcttcaaaatgataatttttttaaaatattaagacaataaCAGATTAAATTGATCTTAGTCCCTTCACGATCCGGGTCATGGActttattgagtttaataacttttttttttaattagatgataaaaatagatgcttatttgagataattatccctatagaaagcaaacaatAATCCATAATACAATCTATTTTCCAACCAATCCAATatcaaaggatgaaataaaataaataaattaaaagcaattaatTAAATGACCAAAAAATGAAGAAGCATAACCTATCAGAGGGTAAACTCATCAAACTTGTAAATCGGGGATACTAGGTTAGCATGTCAAACCTGTGAATTGGGTTATGGACTCCACtagtattataatttttttttaatattttttatttaactatatgataataaaaaaagacaattgtGAAATCAAACACCACCCTAATACTGAGATGTCTTTTTTTGATagtgataacctcataaaaagcaaaacgAAACCAATTATGAAACTGAATTTCCAATTGACCTTAtatctaagaataaaaaaaaaaaactaattaaaaaagttaaacttgCGAGACTCACGAACCAAAGCAACCAACCAAACTTGTAAATAAGTccataaactttataaagtttaataacataactTTTTGCTGAAACTATTTTATTAActatatggaaaaaaataaaagataaaaaagtcaagtttaattaaaaaaaaaaacaccccacCAAACTTGTAATCCATGACAAACCCGCAAACCATACTAATcttttagaaatgtaaaataaaaagaaataaattatgaagctaaattctcaaccattccaatattaaaagataaaacatgtaaaaacaaattttaaaaaaaatcgtaacaaaaatttaaaaaaaaaaacaaaaaagaaagaaagcaaatcatTGTGGATTACTACTGTCATTCACAATGCAATGTGTGTAGATAGACAATAGTTTCCTCACAACATTTAATTtgttactttataaagtttaataacatgacttttctctaaaattatttttttaactatatataaaaaaataaactatataaaaagtcaagtttaattagaaaaaagaaagacaacccacaatttaataacattactaATGAGTGTTAGGTGAACAGTGCTCCCaccccaacacacacacacacacacatattgtttttactttataaagtttaataaaatgattttcctttaaaactatatttttttaactatataataaaaaaattgacaataaaaaaagccaaattcaattacaaaaagagaaaagaaaaaaagaaggaaattccACCAAACCCATAAACCAGAGCAATTGAGGTAACCTGAGTTACATTGCAAACTCACAAAATACACTAACTTTatataaagacaaaataaaaagaaaaaacaatttgacaaaagcaattttgtaaataatcataaaaaaaaaggaaaggaaaaggaaaaaaaaaaacatgtgttcaactaggaaaaaataaataaataaaaaagacgttgtagcaattcacagtgttttgtgaggaaagctaaAATGCTTTCTCCACatactttatttattgttaattattttgtagattctttttaaccaaaaaaagtatttttaagtcTTAGGAGATTGTTTGGCATTATTAGAAAATACAATTGTTTTGGGCTTTTTTTACAAAGATAAATTTCTATTAATGAATCTCTTGTTTATCTTAGCTAACATAATATTTGtaattagaatatttatttatttttaaaattttctatgattattaaaacaacttaacaaaaaatattaaaatagcatatttatttttatgtgattgaaAGCTAAGCAAATAATAAATGTGATAAAACCCatttcaaaatctatttaaacattttaaaattaaaacatcaatttcattcgatttttggtcaaaattttattattatcatttgcttttttatatgggataaataataattgtaaaaaaattattcaaattcaaataaaacattataataatatttaaaaattatgttaaaattaaagagttagtgaattaataaatttttttcaaagtgtaaaaacaaaaggggcaaaaacagaaaaaatgaaaaatacatatattaagtagaaaataaaagagcTCAGCATTGTATTGTGCTCTGTGAGAGGAAACACTGTTGTAATGATGACAATTGATATTGAGAGGGAGTGTTGGAGTTCAATATCAACTAGGATTTAGACTAATAAAATTTAGAGTTAATAAGAGTGTTAATATTAGCTAAAAGAGGAATCCTAGTAATGTAGGAATCCTTGATGAAGAAATATTTGTAATAgactagtttattaaaatcctttgtttaaattagtttattagAATCCTTGTTAGATTAGGATTTTCTTTGAAtagtttaattctttaattatcaCTTGAAGTTTATAAATAGGCTTGCAATCTTAAGCATTATACACAAGTTGAGAGAGATACATAGAAAAGCTAGAAAGGTGTATCTTAACATAAAACTCTTGATAAAATATCATTCATgtcattccttttcttcttctttaacttTGTTCTTATAAATTAGCTCCCAACCCTATCCTTCTTTTCCGACACTCATCATCTATTGAATGCTTCTTACTTTTTACCTTCCATGGCTAGAAAGATCTACCGGttacttttgttttgcttctgTGCCTCTCATGTTTTTTCAGCAGACACACTGTACCAAGGTGGTGATTCCCTCAATTCTTCCAGTACTCTAGTTTCCAAAAATGGGCTCTTCACTTTAGGATTCACGAGACTTGGCTCTTCACTTTAGGATTCACGAATGCTAGCTACTTGGGAATATGGTACGACAACGACACAAGCCACCCTTTTTGGCTAGCCAACAGAGGCAAACCCATAGCAGACTGGTGGGGACACCAGGCCCACACCACAGATTACACGAGTATATGGACGGAGACGGCGTAAGATGCCTCAGCCTGTCACGCTTTGGTTGGGAGACTAAGCCCATGTGGGCCtatttcattgttatttatttatttagtccaCCTGGGCCTGctcattgttatttatttatttagtccaCCTGGGCCTGCTCAttgttatttatgttaaacAGTTCGATTTGATGGGCCGAGCCCAAATAGCAGGATGTTTTAGGgtttactatttatatgttcttttgtcattttgagaggtacttttgatgattaatgaaaaattgcataatttgcatatctccaatctcctttctttctcttctctagcttctttctttccctaaagcttctttcttttcttgttttaattcttattctttatGCAGGAGCATTAGTGATTGCATGGACATCTGCTGGAAAGATTGTCAATGTGTTGGTGTTAGTACCATAGGCAATAATGCCAACAATACTGGATGCACGTTTTTTTCTGGAAGCTTTACACCAGATCGGACTGGATTTGAAATTCCATACCACATCATTGTTCAAGGTTCTTCAGGTTAGCTGTTCTTTCGTTTTCTGGTTACCAATTTATAACCCAACAATGTAATTGATTTTAAACAAATTCCCATTGGATGTAGGGAAAAGGAATTGGATATGGATTATTTTAGCTTCTGTGGGATTTGTTCATTGATGGGGCTCGCGGGACTCTTGTGGTATCTGAGAAGGAGAAGACTTCGAGGTaacatttttgaaataatattttttctatatgcACTAAGACTTGTTGAATCCAGTGATTTACTTACTTAATCATATCAATCTGAGCAGAGAAGTACCTATTTGAGTTGCTGAAAATGGATGCATCGAACGACACGCTTGAACTCGAAAATGACGGAAACAAGGGCCATAATTTGAAGTTATATAGTGCTGCAACAATCATGGCTGCTACAAATTCCTTTTCTGCAGAGAATAAGCTTGGACAAGGTGGTTTTGGACCAGTTTACAAGGTAGTCTAGTTAAAAATGTTGTAACGAACCTTGTTAATTTTGTATCTCAGACCACGTATTGAGTTGAGAGCTGTTTTACTTTAGGGGACATTGCCGGATGGGCGTGAGATAGCTGTAAAAAGACTGTCAAAAAGTTCAGGACAGGGGCTGGTGGAATTCAAAAACGAGCTTATACTCATAGCTAAATTGCAACACATGAATCTTGTCAGGCTCCTAGGCTGCTGCATTCAAGGGGAAGAGAAAATGTTAGTGTACGAATACATGCCTAATAAAAGCTTGGATACATTTATATTTGGTAAGTTAATTATGCCATCATACTATAAAGTGAATGGATCTCTGTTCTTGAAAGGTTTTGGACTTGGATGAATAACATTGCTCGAATAATATTCACTGTTCTGTTTTGAATGCAGATGTATCAAAAAGGGAGCTGCTAGACTGGAAGAAACGTTTCGAGATTATCGAAGGCATTGCTCAATGACTACTTTACCTTCATAAGTACTCGAGATTGAGGATAATTCACCGAGATTTGAAGGCTGGCAACATACTGCTACAAATTCCTTTTCTGCAGACAACATACTATACCCCTTCACACAGCTACCATATCCAACAAACGCTCCCTTTTCAGCTTTGTTATCCCATTTATGCCTTAGTGATGATGGGATATGTGTGTAGCACAAGCAACCAAACACCTTTAGATGCTTGACTCCTGGCTTTCTTCCCATGAAGGCTTCAAAATGAGTCTTTTCAGTAACAGATGTTGTATAACATTTGTTCTGAATATACACAGTTGTAGTCACAGCTTCTGCCAAAAGATTACTGGCATTTCTTTCTCTATCAGCATGAACCTTGCCATCTCAcaaattgttttgtttctcCTCTCTGCAACTCTATTCTGTTGAGGATAGTATGCAACTGTCAGCTGCCTCTCCATTCCTTGTTTTACACAGAATTCTTCAAACTCCTTTGAAGTATATTCACCACCTCTGTCACTTCTTAGCTTCTTTAATTTATATCCACTTTGTAGCTCAACAAATGCTTTAAATTTCTTGAACACATTGAGTGCATCAGATTTGTTTATGAGGAAATATACCCAGCACATTCTTGAGTAATCGTCAATGAATGTGATGAAGTATCTGTTCCCTCCCACGGATTCATTCTGCATTGGTCCACACAAATCAATGTGGATTAATTCCAGTGGATAGCTTGCTCTCCATGCTTGCTTTTTGTTGAATTTCTCCCTGTAATGTTTGCCCGATGCACAGCCTGCACATACATCTTCTACTTCTGTCAGAACAGGAAGTCCACATACCATCTCTTTCTGCTACATCTTCTTCATGCTAGCAAAGTTCAAGTGTCCCAGTCTTCTATGCCATATCTAGGAATCCTCAGTCACTGAAGCTTTCCTTACTATAGGTGTGATGGATTCAAGTGAAAGTGGGAAGCATCGATTTCCTCCCATGATCATTATTGCTATAACATTGTTGAGGCTTTCATCATCAAATATTACTGCTTCGTTACCTCCAAACAGAATGTAATAACCATGCTCCATCATCTGCCCTACACTCAATAGATTTTCATCCAATTCGGGAACAAATAGTACCTCTTTTATGTATCTTTTCCCATGCTGAGTTTCCACAACCAATGTGCCTTTTCCAGTTGCTTGCACAAGGTCTCTTGAGCCCATCTTTACTTTGCAGGTTACTATTCTATCGATGTTGATTAGTTCAGATTCTTGAGAGGTCATGTGGTTGTTGTAGGCACTATCCACAAACCATACCTTTCTATCTTGCAGACTTGCAAAATGACAAGCATAGAACATGGTTCCAGTGGTAACTCTCTCTTCTTTGGCATAATTTGCTAGATGTTTGTGACTGTGACTCTCACAATCTTTTGCAATATGGCCAAACCGATTGCATCTTCCACATCTTGATTTTCCTTTGTGTCTGCATAATCCAAAGTGTTGCTTCTGGCAGACTTAACACTTTGGCTTTACACTTACTTGACTACTTCCCCAAGCAGTGTTGTTCCAACTTGAATTGTTGTagttgtttaagtttttgtttggaAGTGAATTTGGCCCCCTCCTGTCTTGTAATTGCCATTTTTTAGAAGGTCTGCCTTGGAAACCCTTGTGTGAGCTGTAGGCTTGATTGTTTCTAATCTTTAAACTGCTAAAGGCTTTCTCTGTTCCTGTTAGTTTATCCCTTTCATCATGTAGATCCTCCCTTTTATTATAGACTTTAACATAAGCGATGACTTCTTCTGCTCTCAGAACATCAAGATCTCGTGTCTCCTCAATGATTGACACAATGGATTTATATCTTCTGCTTAGACTCATTAGCAGTTTTTGCACAATTCTGTTTTCTGATACATCTTCCCCTAATGATTTCAGATTATTCACAGTTGTAAAGAATTTAGCTAGATATCCATCTAAGCTTTCACCTTCTGCCATTCTCTTGTATTGAAAGTCTTCTCTAACTGCTTGAAGTTTCACAACTCTCACCTTTTTATCTCCTCTGAATTCTCTGCTCAAGATGTCCCAAGCTCCTTTTGTagtcttttcatttcttatacGTGGGAAGAGGTCGTCTGTTAATGCTCCTTGTATGAGGCTTAATGCCTTTGCATTCTTGATTTTGTCTTCTCTGGATGTAGTGGATGCATGCAATGTAGTTTGCTCAGCTTCACTCTCTTCATCGCCTGATCCAGTTGCAACCTCAGGTGATTTATGAGATTGTATTCCAACTTCTATTACTTCCCATAGATCGAATGCTATGAGGATTGTCTCTATTTTTACAGCCCAAAAATCATAGTTTGTGCCATTGAACTGTGGAGTTCTTAGATCTCCTCCAGCAGAGCTTGATCCTACCATTTTTGAGTAATTAACAGTTTAATCAATCTGTTTTTAACAGTTTACGCCTCCTAGGAATCAGTTTgtgagctctgataccatatttgttttctaaagGTGTAGAGAAGAAAACTATATTTAAGTTTGCAGAGAAGATTGAGAATAAAATTCTTGTatatttcactattttcttAATGCAGCAAACTCTGCATTTGTATACATTGCATGTAACTGATTCCATCATTTTAGGAGCCGAAATCATCTCATCCATCCATTAATGGAGGGTCACGATCCTTACACATGTACAAAACGGTTTGTAACAGTAAAAACAACTATAACTGCCACAACAGTTTTAACTGCCTTCTTAACCAACAGAACAAAATTTCTTCTATTTCTTCATCCTTCTTCCTTCAGTCTGCGTAGTCTTCTATCACAATTAATTAGCTTAACTTTCAACAGTTCATGAATGAGACCTTCCATGGCTAGAAAGATCTACCggttccttttgttttgcttcTGTGCCTCTCACGTTTTGGCAGCAGACACACTGTACCAAGGTGGTGATTCCCTCAATTTCCAATACTCTAGTTTCCAAAAATGGGTTCTTCACTTTAGGATTCACAAGACTTGGCTCTGCTCAGTCGAATGCTAGCTACTTGGCTTTTTTTACAAAGATAAATTTCTATTAATGAATCTCTTGTTTATCTTAGCTAACATAATATTTGtaattagaatatttatttatttttaaaattttctatgattattaaaacaacttaacaaaaaatattaaaatagcatatttatttttatgtgattgaaAGCTAAGCAAATAATAAATGTGATAAAACCCatttcaaaatctatttaaacattttaaaattaaaacatcaatttcattcgatttttggtcaaaattttattattatcatttgcttttttatatgggataaataataattgtaaaaaaattattcaaattcaaataaaacattataataatatttaaaaattatgttaaaattaaagagttagtgaattaataaatttttttcaaagtgtaaaaacaaaaggggcaaaaacagaaaaaatgaaaaatacatatattaagtagaaaataaaagagcTCAGCATTGTATTGTGCTCTGTGAGAGGAAACACTGTTGTAATGATGACAATTGATATTGAGAGGGAGTGCTGGAGTTCAATATCAACTAGGATTTAGACTAATAAAATTTGGAGTTAATAAGAGTGTTAATATTAGCTAAAAGAGGAATCCTAGTAATGTAGGAATCCTTGATGAAGAAATATTTGTAATAgactagtttattaaaatcctttatttaaattagtttattagAATCCTTATTAGATTAGGATTTTCTTTGAAtagtttaattctttaattatcaCTTGAAGTTTATAAATAGGCTTGTAATCTTAAGCATTATACACAAGTTGAGAGAGATACATAGAAAAGCTAGAAAGGTGTATCTTAACATAAAACTCttgataaaatatcattaatgtcattttttttcttcttctttaacttTGTTCTTATAAATTAGCTCCCAACCCTATCCTTCTTTTCCGACACTCATCATCTATTGAATGCCTCTTACGTTTTACCTTCCATGGCTAGAAAGATCTACCGGttacttttgttttgcttctgTGCCTCTCACGTTTTTTCAGCAGACACACTGTACCAAGGTGGTGATTCCCTCAATTCTTCCAGTACTCTAGTTTCCAAAAATGGGCTCTTCACTTTAGGATTCACGAGACTTGGCTCTGCCGAGTCGAATGCTAGCTACTTGGGAATATGGTACGACAACGACACAAGCCACCCTTTTTGGCTAGCCAACAGAGACAAACCCATAGAAGACACTTCAGGGGTTCTTGCAATAGATGGATCAGGAAATATGAAACTCACCTACTCTGGAGGTCATCCTGTTGAGTTCTATTCAAGTCAATCTTCTACAACCAATATAACTGCTGTTTTAGAAGATTCAGGCAATTTTGTTCTCTTAGATGAAAATTCTGGCAGCCAGCAGGTCTTATGGCTAAGCTTTGACTTTCCTACTGATACATTCTTGCCTGGCATGAAGATAGGGATCAACCATAGAACTGGCCAAACCTGGTCCGTCATGTCGTGGTTGAGCGACTTAGTACCCACTCCCGCTGGTGCTTTCACTTTTGAATGGGATACTGATGGAAAGGAGTTGGTCATCAAGCGGCGCGGTGTAATTTATTGGACCAGTGGACCATTGAAGGCCAATACTAGTTTCGAAATTCGTTCTCTGGATCAAAGTTATGTAATACTTTCTAACGCAGACGAGGATTACTTTATGTTCACAGTATCTGGGAATCAATTTACTGCTCTGGGTCAAAGGAATTTTACAATGTGGCAGTTGACATATGATGGGAGCATGGCAGATCAAATTACTGGACAAACATATGGGGGCACTGCATGTAAAGGAAGTAACACAGATGGTGGTTGCGAGACGTGGTCAGGACCGGCATGCAGGAGCAATAGGAACAGTTTTGAATTGAGATCAGGTTTCTTTGTTAACACAGTTCCTAGGGTGTACGACGATAATTCTAGTCTTAGCATTAGTGATTGCAAGGACATCTGCTGGAAAGATTGTCTATGTGTTGGTGTTAGTACCATAGGCAATAATGCCAACAATACCAGATGCACGTTTTATTATGGAAGCTTTACACCAGACCCGAGTGGAGATGCAATGCAATACCACATCATTGTTCAAGACTCTTCAGGTTAGCTGTTCTTTCGTTTTCTGGTTATCAATATATAACCCAAcaatgtaattaattttaaataaattcccATTGGATGTAGGGAAAAGGAAAAGCAATTGGATATGGATTATTTTAGCTCCTTTGGGATTTGTTTCATTGATGGGGCTCGCGGGACTCTTGTGGTATCTGAGAAGGAGAAGACTTAGAGGTAACATTTtctaaataacaaacaaatttaCTGATTTTAAGACTAGTTGAATTCCGGGATTAGCTTACTTTATCATATCAATCTTAGCAGAGAAGTATCTCAATGAGTTGCTGACATTGGATTCAACGAACGATACGCTTGAACTCGAAAATGACGGAAACAAGGGCCATAATTTAAAGGTATATAGTGCAGCAACAATTATGGCTTCTACAAATTCCTTTTCTGCAGACAATAAACTTGGGCAAGGTGGCTTTGGACCAGTTTACAAGGtagtttgttaaaaattatttcaagaaaagGATTGAAGAACTTATTAACTTTATATCTCAGGCCAAGTATTGAGTTGAGAGCTGTTTTACTTCAGGGGATATTGCCGGATGGGCGAGAGATAGCGGTAAAAAGACTGTCTAGAAGTTCAGGACAAGGGCTGGTGGAATTCAAAAACGAGCTTATACTCATAGCTAAATTGCAACACATGAATCTTGTCAGGCTCCTAGGCTGCTGCATTCAAGGGGAAGAGAAAATGTTAGTGTACGAATACATGCCTAATAAAAGCTTggattcatttatattttgtaagttaATTATGCCATCATGCTATAAAGTGAATGGATCTCTGTTCTTGAAAGGTTGTGGACTTGGATGAATAACATTGCTGGGATATTTACTGTTATGTTTTAAATGCAGATCAATCGAAAAGGGAGCTGATAGACTGGAAGAAGCGATTTGAAATTATTGAAGGGATAGCTCAAGGGCTACTTTACCTTCATAAGTACTCGAGATTGAGGATAATTCACCGAGATTTGAAGGCTAGTAACGTACTACTTGATGAAAATCTGAACCCCAAAATTTCTGATTTTGGCATGGCAAGAATTTTCAAGATCAATGATTTAGAAGGAAATACAAACCAAATTCGTGGGACGCGGTAAGTATAGATTTACAGTTCCATGTGTCATTACTCTCTTAAGTGCTTAAAAGTTCTATGTGTCATTACCCTGTTAAGTGCTTAAAAGTAACATAACATTCACTGTGTCCATACAGTGGTTATATGTCCCCTGAGTATGTCATGGAGGGCATTTTCTCTGTGAAATCTGATGTCTTCAGTTTTGGAGTTCTACTGCTGGAAATTGTGAGTGGTAGAAGGATCCAAGGCCTCCTTGAAATAGACGGCCACCCTCTCAATCTTGTGGGATATGTAAGTTCATAAATTATACATTGCTAGCTgcataaacttttaattttaacattaaacgTAAACTTGTTTCAGACATGGGAGCTATGGAAAGCAGGTAGCCCATTTGAGCTGGTGGATCCAATACTAAGAGAATCTTGCTCTAAAGAGCAAGTCTTGAGATGCATTCATGTGGGCTTGCTATGTGTAGAAGACAATGCAGTGGATAGGCCGATCATGTCAGATGTTATATCGATGCTAACAAGTGAAGCACAATTACCACTTCCCAAACAGCCTGCATTTTCCAATGCAAGAATTATTGTGGAAGAAAATCCAGCAGAGACTGGTTCCATAAATGATGTTTCTATGTCAACCATGGATGCGAGATAGAGGTTCATTAGAGCGTTACATGGTTTATTTCTCCTCACATTTTGTATGTCATTCTCCATCAGTATTTTGCTTTTTCAATGCTTAGTCTTTTTTGGTGctctcaaaatttcaaatttcattcgGAATATGCATAGAAGTTTTTAACAaggttgtattttatattatatgtaccaTTATTCGTTAtgatatctaataaaataataaagagaactagctttatatatatatatgatgatgatgatgcataAAATGTAAGATGTGCACAGATTTTCCAATGCAAGAAGTATTGTGGAAGAAAATCCAGCAGAGATCACTGGTTCCATAAATGATGTTTCTATGTCAACCATGTATGCGAGATAGAGGATAATTAGAGCGTTAGATGGTTTCTTTGTCCTCAGATTTTGCAT
This genomic interval from Populus alba chromosome 1, ASM523922v2, whole genome shotgun sequence contains the following:
- the LOC118037842 gene encoding G-type lectin S-receptor-like serine/threonine-protein kinase CES101 isoform X3, with amino-acid sequence MARKIYRLLLFCFCASHVFSADTLYQGGDSLNSSSTLVSKNGLFTLGFTRLGSAESNASYLGIWYDNDTSHPFWLANRDKPIEDTSGVLAIDGSGNMKLTYSGGHPVEFYSSQSSTTNITAVLEDSGNFVLLDENSGSQQVLWLSFDFPTDTFLPGMKIGINHRTGQTWSVMSWLSDLVPTPAGAFTFEWDTDGKELVIKRRGVIYWTSGPLKANTSFEIRSLDQSYVILSNADEDYFMFTVSGNQFTALGQRNFTMWQLTYDGSMADQITGQTYGGTACKGSNTDGGCETWSGPACRSNRNSFELRSGFFVNTVPRVYDDNSSLSISDCKDICWKDCLCVGVSTIGNNANNTRCTFYYGSFTPDPSGDAMQYHIIVQDSSGKRKSNWIWIILAPLGFVSLMGLAGLLWYLRRRRLREKYLNELLTLDSTNDTLELENDGNKGHNLKGILPDGREIAVKRLSRSSGQGLVEFKNELILIAKLQHMNLVRLLGCCIQGEEKMLVYEYMPNKSLDSFIFYQSKRELIDWKKRFEIIEGIAQGLLYLHKYSRLRIIHRDLKASNVLLDENLNPKISDFGMARIFKINDLEGNTNQIRGTRGYMSPEYVMEGIFSVKSDVFSFGVLLLEIVSGRRIQGLLEIDGHPLNLVGYTWELWKAGSPFELVDPILRESCSKEQVLRCIHVGLLCVEDNAVDRPIMSDVISMLTSEAQLPLPKQPAFSNARIIVEENPAETGSINDVSMSTMDAR
- the LOC118037842 gene encoding G-type lectin S-receptor-like serine/threonine-protein kinase CES101 isoform X2; this translates as MARKIYRLLLFCFCASHVFSADTLYQGGDSLNSSSTLVSKNGLFTLGFTRLGSAESNASYLGIWYDNDTSHPFWLANRDKPIEDTSGVLAIDGSGNMKLTYSGGHPVEFYSSQSSTTNITAVLEDSGNFVLLDENSGSQQVLWLSFDFPTDTFLPGMKIGINHRTGQTWSVMSWLSDLVPTPAGAFTFEWDTDGKELVIKRRGVIYWTSGPLKANTSFEIRSLDQSYVILSNADEDYFMFTVSGNQFTALGQRNFTMWQLTYDGSMADQITGQTYGGTACKGSNTDGGCETWSGPACRSNRNSFELRSGFFVNTVPRVYDDNSSLSISDCKDICWKDCLCVGVSTIGNNANNTRCTFYYGSFTPDPSGDAMQYHIIVQDSSGKRKSNWIWIILAPLGFVSLMGLAGLLWYLRRRRLREKYLNELLTLDSTNDTLELENDGNKGHNLKVYSAATIMASTNSFSADNKLGQGGFGPVYKGILPDGREIAVKRLSRSSGQGLVEFKNELILIAKLQHMNLVRLLGCCIQGEEKMLVYEYMPNKSLDSFIFYQSKRELIDWKKRFEIIEGIAQGLLYLHKYSRLRIIHRDLKASNVLLDENLNPKISDFGMARIFKINDLEGNTNQIRGTRGYMSPEYVMEGIFSVKSDVFSFGVLLLEIVSGRRIQGLLEIDGHPLNLVGYTWELWKAGSPFELVDPILRESCSKEQVLRCIHVGLLCVEDNAVDRPIMSDVISMLTSEAQLPLPKQPAFSNVEENPAEITGSINDVSMSTMYAR
- the LOC118037842 gene encoding G-type lectin S-receptor-like serine/threonine-protein kinase CES101 isoform X1, whose product is MARKIYRLLLFCFCASHVFSADTLYQGGDSLNSSSTLVSKNGLFTLGFTRLGSAESNASYLGIWYDNDTSHPFWLANRDKPIEDTSGVLAIDGSGNMKLTYSGGHPVEFYSSQSSTTNITAVLEDSGNFVLLDENSGSQQVLWLSFDFPTDTFLPGMKIGINHRTGQTWSVMSWLSDLVPTPAGAFTFEWDTDGKELVIKRRGVIYWTSGPLKANTSFEIRSLDQSYVILSNADEDYFMFTVSGNQFTALGQRNFTMWQLTYDGSMADQITGQTYGGTACKGSNTDGGCETWSGPACRSNRNSFELRSGFFVNTVPRVYDDNSSLSISDCKDICWKDCLCVGVSTIGNNANNTRCTFYYGSFTPDPSGDAMQYHIIVQDSSGKRKSNWIWIILAPLGFVSLMGLAGLLWYLRRRRLREKYLNELLTLDSTNDTLELENDGNKGHNLKVYSAATIMASTNSFSADNKLGQGGFGPVYKGILPDGREIAVKRLSRSSGQGLVEFKNELILIAKLQHMNLVRLLGCCIQGEEKMLVYEYMPNKSLDSFIFYQSKRELIDWKKRFEIIEGIAQGLLYLHKYSRLRIIHRDLKASNVLLDENLNPKISDFGMARIFKINDLEGNTNQIRGTRGYMSPEYVMEGIFSVKSDVFSFGVLLLEIVSGRRIQGLLEIDGHPLNLVGYTWELWKAGSPFELVDPILRESCSKEQVLRCIHVGLLCVEDNAVDRPIMSDVISMLTSEAQLPLPKQPAFSNARIIVEENPAETGSINDVSMSTMDAR